gctcatcttcgtgtgagactaccggtgttgtttcgatcggactgtgggttgagaaagaatcgccaaattaagccgttaagctaatgcgcccgatgtgttcaaatgacggccattacatttaattagagttttaatttgactGTTCTGTCACAAATCCACTCTCTGTGGTTCAACCTGCATGGTGCATGCAGTTCGTCTCTGCACTTGAGCACAACTACAGCGGCCAGAATGTACGTGCTTCAGTAAAAGCATCACCAAAAATACCTAAAAACGTTCCAATAACTGGTTTTGGGAGCAGAGGTGAAAAACAACACTCCAACAGACGTTCAACcatgttgattttttttctgaaattgttttttttttcttccgatGAAGGAAGCTTTATGATCTCAAGATCGTTACATCAAGTTGATGTAAAGACCTCGACTCCCTCCCAAATTGATTCTGGGTCCAGAGGTATGGAACCGATGATTCTGACTATTATAATAGCCTTTGCAGTACGTCAAATGTTGATGCATCTCAAATTTGGTGCGCACCGCGGCGCGGACTGCGCAATGCTCGGATTGTCACTGTATACAAACAACTCATGTTAAGCCAGCTGGTTTCGTCACTCTCTGGTGACGAGCTCCTTCACAAACGCGACCATCTTGGGCACGTCGACCGTCCACGCGACCGAGATCGGCGAGTGGCCAGTCCACGGGTTCTCCGAATTCCACCTGCGCACCATCAACAGATGATGCAGCAGCCAGCCATCATCAGTGACAAACCACCAAAGCACACAGAGAAAGCAAAAGAGAACCGCGAAGCAGTCGGCTTACTTCTTCAGCAACAAGTCCATGGAGGTATGCCCGGCGCAGATGCCCTGGGTCTCCACCCTCACCACGCCCTTCCTGAACGTGAACAGGTCCGGGCGAACCAGCGCCGCGAAGCTCACGGGGTCATGGAGGAAAATTACTGGGCCAAACGCACAAACTATGAGCTGAAACCATCCAGAGGCTCTGAAGACGGCAACGTACAGTGCAAAGGTATTGTTTTCAGCGTACCAGGGGCGCCGTAAGACTTGATGTGCCAGTCCAGGTAGAACTTGCACACGTCGCATAGGAACTGCGCGTGCTTCCCTTTCGAGTTCCTCAGCTCCAGGAGATCCTTGTCTGCAAAGTTTCATCAGGTTCAGCACTTCTACTTCCCATGGTGACTGGAACGAAAGGGGGTGGCAATATTGCTTCAGGATTCATTCAGGAAAAGATCAAGGACCTGTGAAGCTGACTTGCGTTGTGATGTTGAGGCCAACCACGTAGATTTCAGCCCCAGAAGTGAAAACTATATCCGCTGCCTCCGGGTCACTGTGGATCTGTAAATGGCAAATGAAAACTTTCGTTAGGCCTGACAAATCACAGTTCAGACTTCTCCTAGCATAACGATACGCATGATTGGCATTACATTTGCTTCAGCAGAAGGGGTGGCATTTCCAGCTGCAAAGAAGGCCCCACCCAGCACAACAATCTTTTTAACGTTTTTCACAAAGGAGGGATCCTTCTTGATAGCCTGAAAAAACATTGTTGCGCTAGCACCACCATCAGCAATCAGTGATTTATTATAAGCTCCGAAAATTTCTACGGCGTCAGAGAAAGAACATACCAATGCTACGTTCGTCAGAGGGCCCAAGGCGAGTACGGAGACCTCTCCAGGAAACTGTAAGACCTTATCAACCAAGGATTCAGCAGCGCTTTGGTCAACTTTCTTGATAGTGGGATCAGGAAGCTCTATCTCCCCAAGGCCGTCAGATCCGTGAACAAAGTCGGCAACACACGGCTTTCCTCCCTATTCACAATAAAAGATGTGAATCAGTCCATGCTACATAACAACTGAACAAACTACCAAACTCCAGCACATGATGTACGATGTATCAAGGTCGTTTTCCATGGGCTTGACGTCAAATGATACCGGTGAGCAGGTATTGCAGATTTGCGTGATATACGAAATTTCCAGACTTTGATTTTGGTTCCGGTTGAAGTAACGCTttttaaaatgaaaataaaaatggaccctaaactcactgAAGAAGATTTTACACATTCAAATAATATACACGATATAGTTTTATTGATTTTTTCCATATGATGCCTTTGAATAAAAACAGTAGAACTAATGCCACATGAAGGAACACAAAATCTTCTGAACTCACAACTGTTCCTAAGACACGTGCCAGCAAATTGAAGTACAGGAAGAATGAACAATACCTTTAGAGGCTCATGGCTGCCCTCTGCTACTGGAACCTCAGGATGGCCTGCCTTCTCGCACTGTCAATCAGTTTTAGACAAAGCAGAATTAGTAAGAAGAAACAAAGTGGAAAAGGAGCATTTGCCATGAGAATGTGCTACTACTTACCAGGATCAAGGCATTGCGTGTGGCGTGCTCCGTTGTGCAATTGCCGAAAATGGTGGTGAGCCCTAGCACTTGCACGCCTGGCGACTGAAATGCCATCATAATTGCTATGCTGTCATCTGGAATCAGAGCATGGATACATTAAGCAAACAAACAGTGACTGTAAGCCTGCAATTTCAGTAGCACCCACCATATCTCACTGCAAATTAACCATGATGATGTTACAAAAGTTTAGACGTGAGCGGGTGAATCTAAGATGGATATACGATCCTGGCCAGCGTCCAAGATTCATGGAATGGCCCAATGGCTGCACTCGTTGTCATGCTTGCATACCTCTTGAAGAAAGAGAAACATCTTTGGTCCCTCACTAtacgttgggggggggggggggggtgcatcTTTAATCATAGCATCCTTTGGATTTGGTTAGATATGGTCCCGAAATGCGCCTCCTTTTTTGCAGTGGGGATCTTCTCAAACAGTTGCAAAGTAATGGATACAGTGGAATCCTTAAGAACACTGTAGTTATGACTTATGAGGGAATACGCGTCGCGCTCTCGGGTGCGACTCGGGGGCACCCACGCAGCTGGCCACCATCCCGCCCAGGGTCGcctccggtggccgccgccgtcgccggcaaccgcccgggcggcgggggcggcccaTGGCCGGGCCGAAGTCAACTCCGCCCGCCCGCAACCACGCCTCTCCTCTTTCTCTCCCACCTCCCCTCCCGCACtactgcctcgccgccgccggccaccggggccggatccggcctcctcctcgccggatccGGGGCCCCTTGGCCGGATCTACTGTCAGTGTGGGTCGCCGCCACCGGTTCTGCCGTCGGTGTTGGCCGTCGCCACCGACCCCTGTGCtactgctgcgccgccgccggttcggTTGGGGGGTctcgcggcgcgccgccgcccctggaccCTTCCCCGCTCCCCCTCGGGTGGCAGGGGGCccttggccgcgccgccgctgccgcgtcgGTTGGCCGGGGGCTCTtggccacggcgccgccgcctcgggtgGCCAGGAGTTCCTGGTTGTGTCGCCGCCGCTTCATCTGGCCGCGGTGCCGCTCTCCTTGGGCGTGGCCTCCTTGCTCGACGCTGCCTCGGGTGGCCGGGTTCCTGGCCGTGCAGCTGCCTCGTGTGGCCGGGGGGCTGTGGCCGCGCAGCCGCTCGCCCCAGTCGGGCCTCTTCTTGTGCCGCCCCCGTCGGGGCTGGTTGCCGGCCGCCGTCATTCTTGCTTGGGGTGGTCGCCATGCTGTCATTGGCTCTGGGTTGGGTACGGGGTGAAGACGAAAGTCTTGGTCCGCTTGCGGGCCGGTGGCGGAGACGCCCGAGGGCGTCGCGTCGGGCGTCGCTTACCTTGTTGAAGGCATCACTCTTTCCCCCTATGCCCTCCTCTTCGCCGTGCGCGGATccccccggcggccggcggctccgGGTTGGAAAAGGGTTGTGGCGAAAGCCTTGGTTCCGCTTGCGGACCGATGACGACGATGCCCTCGGGCGCCGTTTAccttcttgaaggcgtcatCCTTCCGcccttttcctccctctccagcTTATCTTCCGTGTGAAAGCCTAGACCTTGTTggtcggacgacgacggcgtCTGTGGCGTCGTTTCCTTCCTGGAGGCGTTGTCTTGGAAACTGTGCTGGTGGCGGTCTTCTGCTCTCCTCGGAGAGTttcttcttctgcgcctgccTTCGCCTCATCTCATCTGCATCGTCTGGGTCGCACTTGGTCATCGGTACTCTttgctggcggatgctttgccgctgtTCCGGtctggtggatgctttgccgccgttgTCGTGTTGGTTGTAGTTTGCCtcgggcggatgctttgccgccgtggtTGGTCGttcgggtggatgctttgccacctttgTTAGGCCGCTGACCTTTGTGCCTTGGATGTTGTTGTTTCTGCTAGCAGGTTCAGTTGTAGGGTTCTGGCTTATGGTGTGGGTTGTGTCATTTGTCTTCCCCGTGTTGCTTTGCTGTTATTCGTGGTGTCTTTATGTTTTCTTATCTGTGGGTACGTTTTTTTAGTGTTTCTCTATTTTTAATCCTTTGTACTCTTGTGTTGGTCAAGTTTTGTTTGGCCGCATCAAGGTTGTGTCTGTAACtactttcttcttaatgaaaaacgtgctcaggcacgatcgcaaaaaaaaaaagaattcgcCCCATTCAGGACTCCGAGGGAATATACTACAATGACTCGGATGGATCCCCTGTTAAAAAAAGTGCCGAGTATACTGTGCATTGTGCTGGTTTCGTAGTACCGGGATAAAGTTTAGATGATTTAGCGGGACGGAAAAGGTGAGCAAACTTTTGCAACGCATCAGGTATTTAATCGACCGGTTGCAGTGGAAGCACAGGCGAGAATTCCCATGAATCAGAACTGGATCCAAGGGCATTTCGAGATTAATTTAGCAGAAGGCTTTGGGGCTCTTCGATCCAAAGCGTTGCTTTGCTGTTGATCGTGTTTGTTGTGCACGTAGGGCAAGGCCAACAGTAGCGCGGCTGGACTGATTTGCAGCAGGTAAACTCAGGGTAAAATGtgaagataaagaaaagttCGAACCGACATGAACAGATAGCGCTTAAGTTCAGTTGGGAGCCAAGCGAGGCAGGGGAGGCGACCATtagggagggaggagaagaggacACCGGAGAGGGGAAGGGTACTCACCGATGCCGGGATCCGTGTCGATGATGAGCTTCTCCTCCGTCGGCTGGTGGATCTGCCCGTTGCTGGCCTCCATCTCGGACTCCGATCGCTCCCTCCCCTCTCGATCGCCTTTTTCCTAGCGGTCGTTGTCTCCTCCTCTTCTTataggcaggcaggcaggtggGAGGGAGGGAAATGGCGGAGACGACGATGAATTGACCGGCAGcgagggagaagaggaggacGGGAGGGAGGCGGTTGCAGTCTGGACAAGTCAGCACGAGCACGGTGAAGAGATCACACACGGATGAGTTGGTTGGTGGCGCTGGCGGCCTCATCCGATGGCGACCGGCTGGCCGTGCGCGGCAGGGTCATGtgggcagcgcggcggcggcggcagcggtgggACCGTCCGATCAGAAACCTGACGGCGGAGATGACAAACGCGGACGCGTGACGTGTGCCGGCTTTCTCtgtatccgccatcattttcatTTTGTCCGCCATGTTATTTTGTCCCGGTGTATCCGACGAATAACTTTCTACGAAATTAATAGTCACATGTGTGGTGCACGTCCACCAAAGCTATTTTTACAGGTCTTAAGCTTTTCTTTAGAAACATAATGTGAtgttaggatttttttttttctgccGACTTCGAATCCAAACATTGCAAATCTGGCTAAACTTTGGATCCCCAAAACGAGGTTTAATTAGTCGTTAGCCAGCCAAAAGTTGCTAAAACTTGCTAAAAGTAAGCAAGATCTAAAATATCCTAGCAATAATTCCACCCGCTAGCTTTGTGGAACAAAGCACATGTAGAGGTTGGTGCAGAGAATTAAATGAAGGGTAGCATGGCCACTTAGAAGAGTTTAGTAAGAGAATCCAATAAATAATCCCTACTAAAATTTAGCAACCTGAGCTTTAGTTTGCTAAAAAAACCTTTCAAACCTTAAACTTTAGTTGATAGTAATCCCTTAATTTCTTAGATGCAACTTAAAAAATAGATATATTTTTTACTGGTAAGTGCTACCAATAATCAGTAATACAAACTTGCAAAGTTTTCCTACGGAACGTATTGGAAAGAGGTCCTGGAGAAGTCTTTGTTACTCTTAGCTTCTGACATGTTTCTCGTAATTGTAATGGTTGTGCTCATGAACTGGCTTGTTCTGGATTACAAAGGGACCCGGATCAACTTGTGACATGGTCTGATCCCCTCCCGAGTTTTGTAAAGAACCTTGTGGATCGTGATCTTATTGATCCCGAGTCAGGTGAATAAAGAGAGGGAGCTTgaaagtcaaaaaaaaaaaaatgcatggcTCATCAAAACCACATGCACGCCACGCAACGAGTATATATATCAACATTTTAAAGACCTTTTAGTTTGTGGATACGGAATGTCTTTAGCATACATAAACCAATACAATATGTTTGGTTGCTGGAAAACCATGATCACGGCGAACTTTCAAACGGCAAGCTGCCACATGGGAACGTGCTCATTGCCGTCACCTTTTTTCATTGGTCGATCCCATGATATCGACAAATTAAACCTGTTCTTCCAGATCTGGCGAGCATGATCACTCACATGGAGTGAGAGAGGTGACAGAAATTAACATATATTATTTTGGtaccaaattattagtcattttagcTTTTCTAGGTGCGTAgtttttattatgcatttagatatatattatatctagatgcatagtaaaatctatatatctagaagacaaaacgactaataatttggaacgaaCGCAATACAAGTCAATAACATACGAATCGCTATTGGAGTGGCAAAACTATAAAACTCTTATTTCTTTGAAACGACTAAATGAGAATGTTTATACCATGTTCTACAACTTACGTGGTACTCCATTTTAGTTTGCAAGTCATATTTCATGTTATTTGAACAAATATCCAATAATTACTCTATTAGtaatccaattatgtcattaaaATATACTCTCtagaaaatatttttaaatgtgAATATAATAATATAGTAACCACGGGTTAAGGTTTGTCCTTATGATAAATAATTGAAAGAAGTCTTGTAGTTTTAATTGGGGGAGTATAATTTAAAACATGAGAACTGAAGTAATGTATAAAGCTCCTAAATAAATATGAAcaaataaaagttgaaacaattaaaATTCTTTCTTATCAATATTGGACCCACTCCTCACGGAGGTCGCTTGTCTGGCTATAGGTTTGACGAACATGtaatttctttttcattttcttcaaAGATGTCCTATTACATCTTTAGACCTCCTGATTTATATTAAggaaattaaaaagaaaattacaatTCATGTATGTATGACTTGGTTACTACGACATTATTGTGATTGGTGCAAGTGGTTAAGGATTTTTGTTTTACCTACACATATTGGGATATGATTTTTATGAATATATAGGTTGTATGCATCCTACTACACAGAGAGTGGGGGTGTATTCCAAAAGTTTATATCGACTCAATATAATGCTCTTAGAATTAGTAAAGCTTgctttatataaaaaaaatagagatgCGAGAATTTTGTACTAGACTAGATGAAAGGGGACCTGACACGATAATAGGTCCAATAGACCCATAGGCATTGCCCTTTGCTTAGGGATTGTCAACCATTCGGCCATTGCATTGGAAAACGAAGCCACGAAATATAAGAAAGCCTAATGATTTACCCTCCTGTTAGCTGCAAGATCTTTTACAGCTCATCTTTCAACCCACTTATATAATAATTTAGCTCTCCACTATAAATACATGACCCACTTGTATACGTATCTCACAAAATGTCTTGGTTCTTGTATCGAAGCTGGCTGTAAGCTAATAGCCCACTTTCCCTCTCTctcattttctctctcctccacctcagcaTTTAGGCTGCTTTTAGCCCATCATAATATTTGCTCCAAATGTATGAAATGGTCTGAGGCCTGAGCTAAATCATTGATTCTATTGGAATGATGTGTCGGTGTGTGGTAGTAACTTctgaagttaaaaaaaatattccagGAGTATGACATCCAATCATCCAAACGACACGGCAAAGTAAAACATATTCTTTGCCACCAACAGCCCGGAGCATGCACGGGCAAGCTCATGCAGTACACAGGAATACACGATGTAACACAAGGTCCATTTGGATACAACATTTTGATACTCAAAGTATAGCAATAAAAAATGCCATTTCAAAGTATAGTGCACGTTAATTCCATTCTACGTTAAATTTGTCTAATTTTGACCAAGTATACATAAAAATGTAACACCATCTGCAATACCAAACAAATACGCTTTTAAGATATATTTCATGATGATTTGTATTAAATGAATTTGATATTTTAGATATTGAATTTTTTGTATAAACTTTGATTGAAATTATAGAAGTTTAAATTAGAACAACACACTATGAGCGAAGGGAGCAATACACATGGCACCGTGTTTAGTGATTAGAGATGAAACACAATTAAGTTAACGATCACAATGAAGGCATGCAGCCGATCTGGTAGTGACGACTTCAAATGGTCCTAGTTTTGAAAAAGTGCCAAAGCCCAAGTAACTAATTTTAATGACTACTCCCTCCTTTCTatattataagtcatttcaagaattttggagagtcaaactatatcaaagtttgaccaaaattatagagagaaacacaaaaatttataacatcaaataggaatattataaaaatataactaataaagaatctaataatacttaattggtatcgtaaatattattatcttgttatataaatttggtcaaacttgaaattttttaactctccaaaattcttagaacgacttataatttggaacggagggagtttGTGATACATCCTAGCCCGTACGGCTGGTTGAAAAAGAAGCCCAGCCGTAGCTGGTTCTTGCATGTTCTAGCTGGGCTGGTTCAGTGGATTTGCAGGTTCGGTGGACCAGCCAGCCAGTCGAACGGGGCACTATTGCAGGTTGCTGTGGGGATTTAACACGCTAGTGTTTGGCATACGTGCATGCTCGCCGTCAACCCCAATTCAAGTCCATAAATCCTTTTCTAACATGACTCACTCTAGAGTGGAAAAAGCACCTAATACGAAACAACCTCGATATTTTGTGAGTGAAGAAAAGTCCATCTGGATTTTAGGCCACTGACGTACTCCAAACGCGTTCTAATGAAGATTGGAAAGAAAAGCCGCTGTGACGCGCCCGTTCAACTATTATGGGAAGCTCTTGTCCAGATCCAACCTATCCAAGGACAACACGCATACGCTTTGGAAAACCGCTGGTGCACCTGGACGCGTGAACTCGGCACGCTACACTTGCACGCCGGCACGCACGAGTGcacgacccgacccgacccgacccaacGGGCCAACACTGCCGCGAGTGGGATCCGAGGGACCCGAACCGGCCGAGCCCCTCTCGTCCTCCTGTCTCGCTCACCGCCCCGCGGGGCACGCACCCGCGCGTACCGAAATTACCCTCCCGTGGCGCTGGTCGCTCGCTCGCTCTCAGCCCGCACAGCATCGTAACTTCCCAGAAACTCTCCCTATCCTCCTCGCCTTCGCCTCAGATTCCTGCCCGTCCCTCTATATCCACCCTCCCCGCAACACCAAGCACCGCAGaagcaaaccctagccgcgcttCCCCCTCCAGATCCCGGCGGTCTCCCCCGCCCCATGGCGGCCCTCGCCCCGACGAGCTCCAGCctccccgcccgccgcctctaGCTCCGGATCGCCCGCGCACGCaaggccagccagccagccagccagccatggagcccgccgaggacgccgccgccgccgccgcgccggactCGTGGGAGACGGCCGACATCGACGGGCCCATGAGCCGGCTCATCCTCACCGCGCGCCGCGTGTCCTCGTCGCCCGACCTGGCCGAGGAGCAGCAGGAcccgcccccggcgccgccgcaga
This portion of the Panicum virgatum strain AP13 chromosome 2N, P.virgatum_v5, whole genome shotgun sequence genome encodes:
- the LOC120660001 gene encoding probable uridine nucleosidase 2, with protein sequence MEASNGQIHQPTEEKLIIDTDPGIDDSIAIMMAFQSPGVQVLGLTTIFGNCTTEHATRNALILCEKAGHPEVPVAEGSHEPLKGGKPCVADFVHGSDGLGEIELPDPTIKKVDQSAAESLVDKVLQFPGEVSVLALGPLTNVALAIKKDPSFVKNVKKIVVLGGAFFAAGNATPSAEANIHSDPEAADIVFTSGAEIYVVGLNITTQVSFTDKDLLELRNSKGKHAQFLCDVCKFYLDWHIKSYGAPVIFLHDPVSFAALVRPDLFTFRKGVVRVETQGICAGHTSMDLLLKKWNSENPWTGHSPISVAWTVDVPKMVAFVKELVTRE